A region from the Sorex araneus isolate mSorAra2 chromosome 6, mSorAra2.pri, whole genome shotgun sequence genome encodes:
- the POLR2G gene encoding DNA-directed RNA polymerase II subunit RPB7 encodes MFYHISLEHEILLHPRYFGPNLLNTVKQKLFTEVEGTCTGKYGFVIAVTTIDNIGAGVIQPGRGFVLYPVKYKAIVFRPFKGEVVDAIVTQVNKVGLFTEIGPMSCFISRHSIPSEMEFDPNSNPPCYKTMDEDIVIQQEDDIRLKIVGTRVDKNDIFAIGSLMDDYLGLVS; translated from the exons ATGTTCTACCAC ATCTCCTTGGAGCACGAGATCTTGCTGCACCCGCGCTACTTCGGCCCCAACCTGCTCAACACCGTGAAGCAGAAGCTTTTCACCGAGGTGGAGGGGACGTGCACGGGCAA ATATGGCTTTGTCATTGCTGTCACCACTATCGACAACATCGGTGCTGGAGTGATCCAGCCTGGCCGCGGCTTTGTCCTTTACCCAGTCAAGTACAAGGCCATTGTGTTCCGGCCCTTCAAAGGGGAGGTTGTGGATGCCATTGTCACCCAGGTCAACAAG GTCGGACTCTTTACTGAAATCGGGCCCATGTCCTGCTTTATCTCGAGACAT TCCATCCCGTCCGAGATGGAGTTTGATCCTAATTCCAACCCCCCGTGTTATAAAACCATGGATGAG GACATTGTGATCCAGCAGGAAGATGATATCCGGCTGAAGATTGTGGGGACCCGAGTGGACAAGAACGACATC TTTGCTATCGGTTCTCTGATGGACGATTACTTGG GGCTTGTGAGCTGA